A region from the Flavobacteriales bacterium genome encodes:
- a CDS encoding response regulator transcription factor, translated as MSTTPITRVAFVDDHTLVRTGLVGLVNRLGGYRVVLEADDGREFTKALPKGPNIDIAIVDLNMPIMDGYATIAWLHKNHPHIKALALTFDASESAAIRAVHVGARGFLLKNVKPAVFKEALDSVRDTGYYGSEEGYNANEDRRSNYERQQEKILSAITDRELEFIKLACAPEEFTYMEIADRMNIKPSTVEAHRKHVFDRFRIKSKAGLVIFAYRWGIVQVVQG; from the coding sequence ATGAGCACCACCCCCATTACGCGCGTGGCCTTCGTGGACGACCATACGCTGGTGCGCACCGGCCTGGTGGGCCTGGTGAACCGACTGGGCGGTTACCGCGTGGTGCTGGAAGCAGACGATGGCCGCGAATTCACGAAGGCACTGCCCAAAGGGCCCAACATCGACATCGCCATCGTGGACCTCAACATGCCCATCATGGACGGCTACGCCACCATTGCTTGGCTGCACAAGAACCACCCCCACATCAAGGCGCTGGCCCTCACCTTCGATGCCAGCGAATCGGCCGCCATACGCGCCGTGCACGTGGGCGCGCGCGGTTTCCTGCTCAAGAACGTGAAACCCGCCGTGTTCAAGGAAGCGCTGGACAGCGTGCGCGATACGGGCTACTACGGCAGCGAAGAAGGATACAACGCGAACGAGGACCGGCGCTCCAACTACGAGCGGCAACAGGAGAAGATCCTGTCCGCCATCACCGACCGTGAACTGGAATTCATCAAGCTCGCCTGCGCGCCGGAGGAGTTCACGTACATGGAGATCGCGGACCGCATGAACATCAAGCCCAGTACCGTCGAGGCGCACCGCAAGCATGTCTTTGATCGGTTCCGCATCAAGAGCAAGGCGGGGTTGGTCATCTTCGCTTACCGCTGGGGCATTGTGCAGGTGGTGCAAGGGTGA
- a CDS encoding response regulator transcription factor, whose product MSTTNNLLRLAVVDDHPVVRDAYAAVMDTWPRGRVVLRAEHGLDYERQCAEVGHVHIALVDLDMPVRDGFETIRWIGRHQPRTKPVALTGDPQPHRVQRSLQAGSLGVLSKAGKASDLLRALEHVHLAGFHYNDLVSKELRRSVQDAAAARPAPGDLWAKLTPREREFVLLYAHPKGYHLTEVGQRMGIKPETAESHRKNVVAKLHAKTRADLVRMVVENGWG is encoded by the coding sequence ATGAGCACCACCAACAACCTGCTGCGCCTGGCCGTGGTGGACGATCACCCCGTGGTGCGCGATGCCTATGCCGCCGTGATGGACACGTGGCCGCGCGGCCGCGTGGTGCTGCGCGCCGAGCACGGCCTCGATTACGAGCGCCAGTGCGCCGAGGTGGGCCACGTGCACATTGCGCTGGTGGACCTGGACATGCCCGTGCGCGACGGCTTCGAGACCATCCGCTGGATCGGGCGCCACCAGCCGCGCACCAAGCCCGTGGCCCTCACCGGCGATCCGCAGCCGCACCGCGTGCAACGCTCCCTGCAGGCCGGTTCGTTGGGGGTGCTCTCCAAGGCGGGCAAGGCCAGCGATCTGCTGCGCGCACTGGAGCATGTGCACCTGGCGGGCTTCCACTACAACGATCTGGTGAGCAAGGAGCTGCGCCGCAGCGTGCAGGATGCCGCCGCCGCACGCCCCGCGCCCGGCGACCTATGGGCCAAGCTCACACCGCGCGAGCGCGAGTTCGTGCTGCTGTACGCCCACCCCAAGGGCTACCACCTAACGGAGGTGGGCCAGCGCATGGGCATCAAGCCCGAGACCGCCGAGAGCCACCGCAAGAACGTGGTGGCCAAGCTGCACGCCAAGACCAGGGCCGATCTGGTGAGGATGGTGGTGGAGAACGGGTGGGGGTAG